The genomic region TATGCAGGAAGTTTTTATGGCATGGTAATGAAATGAAGGACAACCCAGCTCTGGTGGCTTGGGAAAATATCTGCAAACCAGAAAGGAAAGGAGGGTTAGGTCTGAAATATTTATATTGGTGGAACATTGTTGCAGTTGCAAAGTATACCTGGTGGATTGCTCGGAAAACTGATCATCTCTAGGTCAGGTGGATTCATGCAGTGTATATGAAGGATAAAGATTGGGAGGAGTATGAACCTGGACAAGGGGCTAGATGGGCATGGAAGAAGATTTGTTGGGTTAAAAATTTGATCAACCCTTTCCTGTTCAGTGGTGGCTGTGCTGATTATAGCATTAAGTTGGGTTATTCATGGCTTGTGGATGAGGGACTTGACAAAGCATGGCACCCCTGGATTGCTAACAAGTTTATGATACCCAGACATGGTTTCATTTTGTGGTTAGTTGCCCATAAGAGGTTGCTGACTCGGGACAGACTCATGAGAATGGGTGTGACACAAACCAATATATGCTTCCTCTGTGGAACGGATGCTGAATCTGTGGAACATTTATTCTTTCAGTGTGATTTCAGCAAAAGGTGTAAGGCTCTGCTATCTGAATGGCTGCAAATGGACATTCCTGAGCAGCAGGTTCTAGACTGGTGGATTAAATACAGGAATAGATCTTTAATAGTGAAGAAGATTGTGGTTGCTGCTGTGATAACTCTGATTTATGGCATTTGGAGGTGCAGGAATCAAGCAGGATGGAGGGATATGTTCTTACCCCTGTGACTGTAGTTAAAAACTGTAAGGATGA from Silene latifolia isolate original U9 population chromosome 3, ASM4854445v1, whole genome shotgun sequence harbors:
- the LOC141648982 gene encoding uncharacterized protein LOC141648982; this translates as MKDKDWEEYEPGQGARWAWKKICWVKNLINPFLFSGGCADYSIKLGYSWLVDEGLDKAWHPWIANKFMIPRHGFILWLVAHKRLLTRDRLMRMGVTQTNICFLCGTDAESVEHLFFQCDFSKRCKALLSEWLQMDIPEQQVLDWWIKYRNRSLIVKKIVVAAVITLIYGIWRCRNQAGWRDMFLPL